One window of the Salvia splendens isolate huo1 chromosome 1, SspV2, whole genome shotgun sequence genome contains the following:
- the LOC121754330 gene encoding ethylene-responsive transcription factor ERF011-like, whose translation MEGVCCATSHASSSSSENPSKRKQAAEKKPYRGIRMRKWGKWVAEIREPNKRSRIWLGSYSSPVAAARAYDTAVFLLRGPTARLNFPDCVPEFGHQDLSAAAIRKKATEVGARVDAMQAAAPITSPRPDLNEFPTPESSEEN comes from the coding sequence ATGGAAGGGGTATGCTGCGCGACGTCGCACGCGTCGTCGTCGAGCTCCGAGAATCCGAGCAAGCGGAAGCAGGCGGCGGAGAAGAAGCCCTACCGCGGGATTCGGATGCGCAAGTGGGGGAAATGGGTGGCGGAGATCAGGGAGCCCAACAAGCGCTCCAGAATCTGGCTGGGCTCCTACTCCTCCCCCGTCGCCGCCGCCCGCGCATACGACACCGCCGTCTTCCTCCTCCGCGGCCCCACCGCCCGCCTCAACTTCCCCGACTGCGTCCCCGAGTTCGGCCACCAGgacctctccgccgccgccatcaGGAAGAAGGCCACCGAGGTCGGCGCTAGAGTCGACGCGATGCAGGCCGCCGCCCCGATCACCTCGCCCCGCCCCGATTTGAATGAGTTTCCGACTCCTGAATCATCGGAGGAGAATTGA